GGATCGGCTGTCTGCTCAACGGCTGCTGCTACGGCGACCGCTGCGATCTGCCGTGGGCGATCACGTTTCCCGCCGAGTCGGTCCCCTGGTCGGCTCTGGTGAATCTCGGGTTTCTGAGTCCCGATGCAGCCATCAGTTTCCCGCTGCATCCCTCGCAGATATACAGCTCGATCGGTGGCTTTCTGCTCGCGTTCGTGACGGCGATGGTGTTCAAATATCGTCAGCGAACCGGCGAAGTGCTGGCCGTCGGAGCGATTCTCTACCCGATCAACCGGTTCCTGATCGAGTTCGTTCGCGGCGATGAATTCACCGTCCTGAACACGGGCCTGACGCCCTCGCAGAACACGAGCATCCTCGTGGTGGCAGCCGGCGTCGCGTTTCTGATCTGGCTCGAACTCAAGGGACAGCCGCGTCCGGAGGCATCTGACCTCGCAAAATCGTCTCCGTCGACGTAATCTGAAGTGCACCTGCGGACTCGGCGATTCTTCCCGCAGGAACTTTCTGCTGCTTCGTCATCAGTTCAGGGAATTTCCGGGAACTGTTGGCCCGGCCCCTGCGTCTTAACGTGCGAATGCCGTGAAAAAGACAGACCTTGAACTTATCGCAGAATCTGTCCGAGGACAGACACCCGCCTTCGATACGCTCGTGACGCGGTATCAGGATCGGCTCTTCAATGCGCTGGTCCAGATCGTGCGGGATCGGGAAGAGGCGCGCGATGTGGCTCAGGAGACGTTTGTCACCGCGTGGAGCAAACTAAGCTCCTTCCGTGGTGATGCTGAGTTTTACTCATGGTTATTCCGGGTCGCCTACAATACGGTCATCAGTCGCCGACGAAAAAAGCGAGTCGCCACGGTTACTCTCACTCCCCCCGACCAGACAGGTCTTTCCTTTCCCGAAGACGGCCGGGCTCCTTCTCCCGGCGATCGACTGGAACGTCAGGAACGTCAGCAGATGGTGCACTCGGCTCTCGACGAGCTGCCGGAGGAATTCCGGTCGGTGCTCGTTCTGAAGGAGATCGAGAATTTCAAATACGAGGAGATCGCTCAGATTCTGGATCTTCCCCTCGGCACGATTCGCAGCAGAATACATCGGGCGCGAATCCTGTTACGGGAAAAACTGACGCGACTTCTCGACGAACAGGAAAACCCCGGTCCGGTCAACTCCCGGGCGGCTAACAGTTGAATACGGAACACGAAGCAGATTCAGCAGAGGACTTTGAGACACCCACAGGGTGATCAGTTATGGGCAGCGAATTTCACGAAGAATTGATCTCGGCTTACCTCGATGACGAGGTGTCGCCCGAGGAACGCGCAAGCATTCGGCAGCAGATCGATTCCGATCCAGCCGCCGAAAGGATGCTGGCCGATTTTCAGGAGATGGGAAACCTGCTCCGCAGTCTGCCGTCGGAAAAAGCTCCGTCCGGCATGGTGGCCGCCGTCCATCAGCAGATCGAACGCCAGACACTCCTGCCCGCCTCCGATGCGAAAGCCGGGAAGAATCGCCGTCGTCCACTCTGGTTGACCGGATCAACCGCGGCTCTGCTGCTGATCGGCTGCTGTTCGCTCTTCTTCTATCGCTGGACAGCCTCGCTGGACCAGACGGCAAACACCGGAGCCCTGGACGATCAGGCAATAGCTCGAACCGAAGGGCTCGAAGCGTTGAAGACAGAGCTCCCCACGCTCGAAGACGACACTCTCAACGGCCACCTGGCCATGGGCCGGGCTGCGGGTGGAGATGGAGATTCGGCCGCTCCTGCAATGATGATGTCGTCGACAGAACTGAAGCTCGATGCTCCCATCGACTCGATTCCCGCGCCGCCGATTTCTCAAGCACTCGAACAACGGGTGCTGGCTCAACTCAACGATTCCCGAAAGCTGGCGGAGCACATCCAACCCGGCGACCTGGTTCGGTTTGTGAGCGAGAGTGGACAGGATGTCGCCGTCGTGGAGTTGAGTGTCGTCGATGTCGCCGATGCCTGCGGCCGCCTGCAACTCCTGCTGGTCAGCAACGACATTCAGGGGGTCGGCGTCGTTTCATTGCCCTCTGCGAAAGACAGAAATTCGGGACGATTCGAGCCAGAACCGGCCGCCCCCGGCGAACCGGTCCCGCTCCAGAAGGGCACCAGTGAGAAACTGGCCGGTGAACCGAGATCAGGCGGAGACGACGAACTGGTGGCCCTGTACGTCGATGCCTCCGTCGATCAGGTGCTGAATTCCCTGTCCGCGATGACCACCCTGGAAGGGGTTCAGAAAGTCCACTTTGGTGAAGCTCCGAATCTGATGCACGACGCCTATGCCGTCGTCCCTCTCGGAGCCGATTCACCGAGTGAGACGGAGTCGCTCGATCGCGCAGCTGCGGTCCCGAGCGATGAAGAGCGCAAGACGAACGAGGAGAAATTGGGCGAGGTGATTCACCAGAATGCGATGGTGGCCACCGAGCGGTTCTACATGGCGCCCAACGAGGTCTCCGTGAACTCCAAAGGCCGCGCGGTTCGATTCATCTATACTCCGCAGGACCATTTTGCGGCGAACATGGCGAGCAACGAACCGTTTGGCGACGGAATCGCTGGCGTCCCACTGAAGCCGGAATCAACTCCGTCCACGCTTTCCTTCTCTGACGCTCCCCTTCCCGATGCCGCCGCGGATCTTCCAGAAGCAGATTCCGCCAACGCGGCACTGCGGGCCAGCGAGCCGAAGGATGCGACGAGTTATCAGCTCGCCTGTACTCTGCGGCCTCTGAGCGTGGCCGGGGAGAAGCCTCAGGGGATCGCGAAGATGAATGTCCGCTCTGGCTCGGCTCCCGTGAGCACGAGCGAGCCCGATCTTCCCGAACCGTCCGCGCCAGCGGCGACGGTCGCCCAGAGTGAACTTCAGGCCCCCGTGGAGAGTTCGCCCCGGCGGCAGGGGAAAAAGGTTGCGTCGCCACAGCGCAGCCGCGTGATGATCGTTCTCTCTCCTGCCCGTTCAGATTGACTCTTAGCCTCGGCCGATCATTTTCACAGCCTGCCCGAAAGAGATTTCGGTCGGGCTGTTGTCATTTTCCGAACGCGGTCTTGTGTCGGTTCCGATTCCGATGACGATAGGGAAAGGCCCACGATGCCAATTCGCCCAGAACTCACACAGGACGCGGCTGCTGATGATCGTTACCAATATCGAATCGGGTTGGGAAATCGTTTTCCAGCCCTCCCATGGTGTGCTGGCCGGATCGCTGGCGCTGCAGTTCGCGGACGAATGGCGAGGGCGTTTCTGGGTCGAGACGGTCGCGGCGATCATCGGACATGATGACGACAAAGAGGAGTTCGGAGAGAACCACTACCTGACCGAACTCGGTGCCCCGCGCGATTTCACCCTCATGTCGATGGACGACAAAGCCAGGTATCTCGAAGCGAAGCGGCGAATCGGCAACGCGTACCGAAAGCACACCTGGATCGGGCTGCTGCAGGGGATGCACGTCGAGTTCCTCTACGACGACAAGGACGTTCTGCCGGAACTTCTTGAACTGATGGACGAAGAGAAGAAGCAGCGCACGCGCGAACTGCGGCTGCTCGGGTTAAGCAAGTCGGAACTGAATCGGGGCTACGACCTGCTCCGCTGGTGCGATCGCTGTTCCCTCATACTCTGCCAGGGGGCTCTCCCGGTCGGGGGGCG
The genomic region above belongs to Rubinisphaera margarita and contains:
- a CDS encoding RNA polymerase sigma factor, whose product is MKKTDLELIAESVRGQTPAFDTLVTRYQDRLFNALVQIVRDREEARDVAQETFVTAWSKLSSFRGDAEFYSWLFRVAYNTVISRRRKKRVATVTLTPPDQTGLSFPEDGRAPSPGDRLERQERQQMVHSALDELPEEFRSVLVLKEIENFKYEEIAQILDLPLGTIRSRIHRARILLREKLTRLLDEQENPGPVNSRAANS
- a CDS encoding anti-sigma factor family protein codes for the protein MGSEFHEELISAYLDDEVSPEERASIRQQIDSDPAAERMLADFQEMGNLLRSLPSEKAPSGMVAAVHQQIERQTLLPASDAKAGKNRRRPLWLTGSTAALLLIGCCSLFFYRWTASLDQTANTGALDDQAIARTEGLEALKTELPTLEDDTLNGHLAMGRAAGGDGDSAAPAMMMSSTELKLDAPIDSIPAPPISQALEQRVLAQLNDSRKLAEHIQPGDLVRFVSESGQDVAVVELSVVDVADACGRLQLLLVSNDIQGVGVVSLPSAKDRNSGRFEPEPAAPGEPVPLQKGTSEKLAGEPRSGGDDELVALYVDASVDQVLNSLSAMTTLEGVQKVHFGEAPNLMHDAYAVVPLGADSPSETESLDRAAAVPSDEERKTNEEKLGEVIHQNAMVATERFYMAPNEVSVNSKGRAVRFIYTPQDHFAANMASNEPFGDGIAGVPLKPESTPSTLSFSDAPLPDAAADLPEADSANAALRASEPKDATSYQLACTLRPLSVAGEKPQGIAKMNVRSGSAPVSTSEPDLPEPSAPAATVAQSELQAPVESSPRRQGKKVASPQRSRVMIVLSPARSD
- a CDS encoding DUF3891 family protein, which gives rise to MIVTNIESGWEIVFQPSHGVLAGSLALQFADEWRGRFWVETVAAIIGHDDDKEEFGENHYLTELGAPRDFTLMSMDDKARYLEAKRRIGNAYRKHTWIGLLQGMHVEFLYDDKDVLPELLELMDEEKKQRTRELRLLGLSKSELNRGYDLLRWCDRCSLILCQGALPVGGRRLEIISISDKTRYEIWQRDDESIGVDPWPFATTSFNVGVEVRIVEQLAFEDDLELADALEAAKRNQREWTIRKN